From the Thomasclavelia ramosa DSM 1402 genome, the window TTGTTTATTTTCATAATCTAAACTTTCAATTCCTACAATCTTAATCATTTTCTTTTTCCTCTTTTCTTTATTTTTCATTTAATTAAATAAGAATACTTTATGTAAGAATAATTACGTATGTATACATTATGCGAAGTTATATATGTTATATCTACTTTACTAATTATAAGAGGTAAGGAGTTTTTAATATTCCTTACCTTTCTTGATTTTATCCATTTCAAATGAATCATATAAATTTGTTACATATTCACCATTGAAACAAGCTAAACATAAACTACATTTATGTTTTTCTTTATTAAAATGGATAGATTTATCAATTCCTTCTTCAGTAATAAAGGCAAGTGAATCAGCTTCAATATAATTGCATAATTCATTAACATTCAAACGATTAGAAATTAATTCGTCCATGGTTGACATATCAACACCATAAAAACAAGGATATTTGATTGCTGGTGAAGCAATTCTTACATGCACTTCTCTAGCACCAGCTTCTTTTAACAATCGTACAATTCTTTTAGAGGTAGTTCCACGTACAATTGAATCATCAATCATAACAACACGTTTTCCTTTAACAATTGAAGAAACCGCAGATAATTTCATTCGAACCCCCTGCTCTCTCATTTCTTGAGTAGGTTGAATAAAAGTACGACCTACATATTTATTCTTAATCAGACCCATTTCATAAGGAATATTAGCTGCTTCTGCATATCCGATTGCAGCAGAAATAGAAGAATCAGGAACACCAATAACTAAATCAGCTTCTACTGGTGCTTCTTTAAATAATTGTTTACCAGCAAGTTTTCTAGTTGTATGAACATTTATTCCATCTAAATTACTATCTGGTCGTGAAAAATAAATATATTCCATTGCACATATTTTATCAGTAACATCATTTGTATAAAGCTTTGATTTGATTTGACCGTCTTTGACTCTAACGATTTCACCAGGTTCTAAATCACGAACAAATTTTGCACCAACAACTTCAAATGCACACGTTTCTGATGAAAATACATATGCCCCATTAGGCAATTGACCAATAGAAACAGGTCGCAAACCATACTTATCTCTTGCTACATACAAAGCATTCTCAATCAAAATCAAAAAGGCAAATGCACCATCAAGTTTGTTTAAGGAATTACAAATACGATCAATCATATGACCTTCTTCACGCATAATTAAATGACCTAAAATCTCAGTATCTGAAGAACTAGAAAAAATGCTTCCTTTTTTTTCTAAGTCCGCCTTTAAGACATTGGCATTAACAATATTTCCATTGTGTGCAATTCCTAAAGATCCATTTAAGGTTCTAAATAATAATGGCTGAACATTAGCAATTCCACCACCACCAGCTGTTGAATAACGAACATGACCAATAGCATGATCACCTTTCATTTTGCTAATTTTATCTTGATCAAATACTTCAGTAACTAGCCCTTCACCCTTTTGAATTGACAAAGCTTCTTTATTTTTTACAACAATACCAGCAGCTTCTTGCCCCCGGTGTTGTAAACTATGTAATCCATAGTAGCACATTGCTGCAGCATTTTCATATCCACAAACTGCAAATACTCCACATTCCTCATGTAATTCTCGATCTTTTGAAAACATTAACTAACCTCCTCTTAAATACTTTTACATTTTATAATGCAGAGATAGGTTAGTCAATAAAAAATAGGTATTATAGGCACTCATTTATATAAAATTTATTATCTTGACAACTATTTTTTAAAAAATTGGTCAACATTGTACATATATACGTACAATCACCAATTATTTCATTGTTTAAATCACTTTCAATAATCAGTTCTTTGTTTGTTTTTGATAAGAAACAAACGATTTTATTTAGACTTTCATAATTAGTATAGATTATTTCACTGACCTCAATTTTAGAAGCACTTTCATGATAAATTGCATATCCAATTATTTTAGCATTATCATAAAATAATTTTATTTGATCGTTATAAGCACGGCAACGTGCAATTAAGTAATTTTGGTAATAGTCGATATCTCTTTTACGATAACCATTAAAATCTTTTGTGAAATCATTATATAATTTAAGTGAATTTACAAAATCCAGATCTTCAATAACTGTTAAATCATAATCATTTTGATATGATTTTTTGTCAACATTTGTAATTTTATGATAATAATCTTTATTAAATCCAAAATTATAATAAATTTCTGGCATGTAAGCTTGAAGTAAAATCTTTTGACCAGCATATTTTGGCAAGTTAAGCACATAGTTCATTAACTTTTTCATCATTCCTTGCTTTTGATAATTCTTATTAGTAGCAACACCAAGAATAAAGTATGCCTTTATCTCCTGATTATCCAGAACAATGGTATATGGGACTATTTGCATCATTGAAACAAGGAAGTTGTTATTTTTTAATAGATATGTATTTTCTTTGCTGTAACATTTCATAAAATAAAAGTTAGTTGTTTGCTTGTCTTCATCTTCAAAACTATCACGCCATAGGTCAATAATTGAATGCAGATCATTATCTGCTGCCGGCATAATTGATAGGTTACTAGGAACAATATTATATTTCTTAACCATTTTAACTGGGTGCAGCATTTGTTTAGCACGGCGTAGTGATTCTAATCCCATATCTTCCTCACGGTTAACAAATTCATAACCCTCAAAATTTCGTTCTAGGAAGAATTTACCAATCGCCACATATAATCCTCTAATATCTTTATTAGCCTTCTCTACGTGAATTTGAACGGTACTGTGTTTAAGTGGGGAACCAATAATAAATGCTTCTAACTGTCCGTTAATGTAAATACAGCCAGTTTTTATTTCCAATTCATGACGATGTACTAACAAGTAGACAATCCCGATATACTCAGAAATAACACTCTCTTCTATTCGATGAGAAAAATCCCATTTTTTGAGACACTGTAAAACATTATCAACATCTTCATCTTCAATTTCTTTATAAATATAATTCGGATTTTCTTTAACAAACGCATTAAAGTGATTTCTTCTCTTTTGCATTTTTTTTCCTGCCAAAGATTCTAGAGATTTTTTTGTATAGACATAATCATCAAAATCTTCATTATGCAAATACAAAAACTTATCTCCATATCTTTCTTTAATTAAACTCATAGATTCTTCAACAGCTAAATCGATTCTAAAAAGAAAGTTATGCTCTTTAGCATAGTTTTGCATATATTCGATTGCTTCATAGTAGTACTCTGGTTTGCAAAAAGGCATTGCAAAAAACTTTTCGTCTAAATATGTGTGTAACATAACCATGAAATTATCTTTTATTTCATAATATATTTCATATTCATGATCCCACATCATCATTGTGACAAAATTAGAATTATAGCCCTCATAATTTGCATCGTCTAAATATTTTTTTATTTTGTGATAATCGTTTAATAATAATTTTCGCATATTACTCCTATTGTTTTATTTACCTAGCATTGCATTAATAAATTGTTTGGCAGTTCTTCCTGAAAATCCACCGTGACGAATTTCCCAAGTTAATGCTTTTTGATGCAATTCGTTACGCTCCATCATTAAACCATATTGTTCGGCTAAACCATCAACAATATCTAAATAATTTTGACGATCTGGATGCATAAATAAAATTTTAACACCAAATCTTGAACTTAATGATGTTTTTTCTTGTTTAGCATCATTTACATTAACCTCATCCTGATCTTGACGATCACCCCATGTTTGTTTTACTAAATGACGGCGATTACTTGTTGCATAAATCAAAATATTATCAGGTTTCTTTTCTAACCCGCCTTCAATGACTGCTTTTAAGTATTTATACTCAATTTCAAATTCCTCAAACGATAAATCATCCATGAATAATACAAATTTATAATTACGTGACTGTAATTCTTGAATAATACTAGGAAGATTTATAAACTGATGTTTATAAACTTCTATCATTCTTAGACCATCTTTATAATATTCGTTTAATAAAGCTTTAATACTACTTGATTTACCAGTTCCACTATCACCGTATAATAAAACATTGTTTGCTTTTTTTCCTGCTAAAAATGCCTCGGTATTTTGGGTAAGTTTTTCTTTTTGGCTTTCATAACCAATCAACTGATCTAGTCGCCCATTACCTATATGTATTATAGGACTAATTTGCTCATTTTCATAACGAAATGCTTTATTTAATCCAAATTTTCCAACTCCATACGTTAAAAAGAAGTTTTCTAATACATTATAAAATGATTCAACATCATTACAGGCAGTTAAATTGTCCTGTAATGTTTTTGAAACTTCGAATAGTTCAATATTAATGACAGGCTTTGAAGGTGTGAATCCTGTTATCAAATTTTGTTGTGCTAATGGCAAGACACTAAAATCCGTATTAAACATTTTGAAAATAATCTTAAAATCATTCATAACAATTTCTTTTAAATTAGCAGCTATTGTTTTTTTTCTTTCTAATGCTAGAGTAAACGAATTTTCATTATTAATTAACAAATAAGTTAATAAACTATTAAATAGATTATCGTACAAGTTGTATTTTTCAGCTAATTTAATTAACAATGAAACAAATTTACTGCTATTTTCAAGTTTCCCATCTACTACTTCAGTATATAATGCAAAACACTCAGCAATATCTTTATTTTTATACAATGGATTAAAAACTATTAAATCATTCATTTTACATTTTCCTTTCAATATAATGAAAAAGACGAGTTAACGTCTTTTAATTTTTAAAACTATGAATTGGTGCAGGAATTCTACCACCACGATTAATAAATTCAGCACATCCAAATTGGTTTACTGGCATTACAGGTGCATAACCCAATAGTCCCCCAAATTCTACTACTTCACCAACATTTTTACCGATTACAGGAATAATTCTAACAGCTGTGGTTTTTTGATTGATCATACCAATTGCCATTTCATCGGCAATGATTCCAGATAAAGTAGTGACTGGAGTATCTCCAGGAATCGCAATCATATCAAGTCCAACTGAACATACACATGTCATAGCTTCTAATTTTTCAAGTGTTAATGCGCCACGGTTTACAGCATCAATCATACCTTGATCTTCACTGACTGGAATAAATGCTCCACTTAATCCACCAACATATGAAGAAGCCATAACGCCACCTTTTTTAACTTGATCATTCAAGATTGCTAATGCAGCTGTTGTTCCTGGAGCACCAACACTATCCAAGCCCATTCCTTCTAAACAATCGGCGATACTATCACCGATTGCTGGAGTTGGAGCTAATGATAAATCGATGATTCCAAAAGGAATCCCCAATTTTTCCGACGCTTCTAAAGCAACTAATTGACCTACGCGAGTAATTTTAAACGCAGTTTTCTTGATAATTTCACATAACTCTCCAAAATCTTTTCCTTTGGCATTGGCAATAGCATTTTTAACAACACCCGGGCCACTAACTCCAACATTGATAATTGCGTCTGCTTCACTAACCCCATGGAAAGCCCCAGCCATAAATGGATTATCGTCAGGTGCATTGCATAAAACAACTAACTTAGCACAACCAATAGAATCATTTTCCTTAGTTAAATCTGCAGTTTCATGAATGATTTCCCCCATTAATTTTACTGCATCCATATTAATACCAGTTTTAGTTGATCCAACATTTACCGAACTACAAACATTACTAGTAACTTTCATTGCTTCAGGAATTGAACGAATTAATAATTCTTCCGCCTTTGTCATTCCTTTGGAAACAATTGCTGTATAACCACCGATGAAATTAACTCCAGTTTCATGAGCACATTTATCCAATGTTTTAGCAATTTTAACAAAGTCCGCTGTTGATTTGCAAGCATTAGAGCCAACAAATCCAATTGGTGTTACTGAAATTCTTTTATTGACAATAGGAATTCCATATTTCATTTCGATTTGTTTACCCGTAGAGACTAGATTCTTAGCTACGGTAGTAATTTTTTTATAAATATTTTCACATAAAACATCAATATCATGATCCATACAGTCTAATAAACTGATCCCTAATGTAATTGTTCTCACATCAAGATTTTCTTGCTCAATCATTTTATTTGTTTCTGCTACTTCAAATAAATTAATCATTCCGATTCTCCTTAAATACGATGCATTTTATTAAAAATGTTTTCATGTTGTAATTTAATATTTACTCCGATTTCTTCACCTAATTTATCTAAATCTTCACAGATAGTTCCAAATTCTTCGGTAATTGAACTTAGTTCTACAATCATCATCATGTTAAAATAACCTTGAATGATAGTTTGAGAAATATCCAAGATATTAACTTGTTTTTCCGCTAAAAAACTACAAACCTTAGCAATAATTCCTACTTGATCTTTTCCTACTACTGTAATAATCCCCTTTTGCATACTATTACCTACCTCCTAATTATTTAGGATATTATATCATAGTTGTATACAATATAAAACCCCTATTTCTTGAAATTTCGTCAAAATAAAAACGGATAAATTTTATCCGTTTTTATTTAATCGTAAGGAATTATCTTCCCATTAATTTTTTAGCAAATTCGTAAACAGCTTTACCATTCATCATTCCGTAATCTTTCATTTCAATTACATCATAAGGAATATCTTTTCCAGTATCTGCAATAATTTTTTCAACTTCTTTTTTTGCATATCTAACTTGTGGGCCAAGTAATACACAATCTACAGTATCAATAATTTTTTCACCTTCTGTCAAAGGTAAAGCAAAGATTTCTACTTCTTCTCCAGCTTCTTTTGCTGCTACTTCCATTTTTGTTACTAATAAACTAGTAGACATACCTGCAGCACATACTAACATAATTCTTGTTGCCATAACTAACTCTCTCCTTTATTGTTAAATTTCATATAAAAAGGGCATCACAAAAAACGCCCGTTTTATCTTTTGTTATTTCAGTTTAAGCTTTTTGATTACCCAATCATTTTCATTGCAGCTTCAAATACAGCTTTACCGTTCATAGTTCCATAATCTCTCATATCGATTACATCAACAGGGATAGCTCCTGCTTTACGTCCAGCAGCCAATTTTTCAATAGCAGCTTTTTGGAATCTAACTTGTGGGCCAAGTAAAATACAATCTACTTCTTCTAATACTCTTGGTGCATCAGAGAATGGTAATGCAAAAATTTTACATTCAACACCTGCATCTTTAGCAGCACCTTCCATTTTTGTTACTAGTAAGCTAGTAGACATACCTGCTGAACACACTAATAAAATAGTTTTCATAATAATATACACTCCTTTTTTTTTACCTAAATTAATTTTACACCGAATGGCTTAGAATGTAAACACTTTCTTGGCTGAAATGCTTTATTTTTTTACAATTAAAAATGAATTTTTTAGTAAAAAATAACTTCTACTCTTAGTTAATAAATCTTACCATTTTAAAATTTTCCTTGTTAGAATCATCAATTTTTAAAGCTCTTTAACACCGTTTTTTTGAAGTGGAATTATAAAAAAAGAATCTAAAAATTTTAATTTTTCTTTTATAAAATATTTCAAATAAATCTTTTTTTATAGTATAACAGACGCTATTCTTCTGTACTTGTCTAGACCATTGGTGTCAAAGAATAATTATCTTTATTTTTATCCTTTTTCAAATATGTTATGATAGATAAAGAAGGAAGTGATTTTACATGCAGGTATTAGTAATTAGTGATACTCATTTACAAAATGAATTATTTCAAAAAATTAATCAAACATATCCTAAGATGGATTATTATTTACATTGTGGAGATTCATCCTTAAAAAAAGATGATTTCTTGTTAAACAAATATTATACTGTAAAAGGTAATCATGATGATGAAGATTTTCCAGTCAATATTATTTTAGAAATTGGAAAATATCGCTGTTTAATTACTCATGGAAATGCTTACGATATATACTACGGAAATGATAAAATAAAGCAATATATGATTGCTAATAATATTGATATCTGTTTTCACGGACATACTCATGTTCCTGCATATACCCAAATTGGTAACCGTTATATTATTAATCCAGGCAGTGTGATGATCAATCGAGGTTCATATGGTTTCGGAACCTTTGCAATCGTGGAAATCGGTGATACTATAAAAGTAAATTATTATAATAGTGAAACTTTTGAAGAATGCTCAAAAATGGTTCTAGACGATGGAAAAATCGTTTTAGAAGAATTTAAGCAAATACTAAAATAGAAGTGAGATTTAAAATTTCTCACTTCTATTTTTTTCTTCATTTCGCTTACGCTTATATTCAATCATAAACATTACTTCTTTTAAATCTTCATCCGGTAACTCTGTTAACAACCGTGCGATATTAGCAATATTATAGTAGTCGTATTTTTTACCACTCATTATTTCTTCTACACTTCGTCCATACAAGTTAGAAAATATTCTTAATTCCCCTACTGTAATATCCCTCTTACCATTTTCAATATCTGAAATGGCTGAATGTGGTACTTTTAAATAAGCAGCAACATCCTTTTGTGTCAGGTGTTTGAAATTCCGATAAGATTTTAATCGTGCCGCTAAATCTTTATCAATCATCATTATACCTCCGATAAATAGATTTTAGCATTTTCCTTATTTTTCTTCAATAAGATTTTGTATATTTATAATTTATTTCGACAAATAATAATTTTTATTTATATAATTAGATAATTAGTCATAAAAATATCCATTAGTTA encodes:
- the purF gene encoding amidophosphoribosyltransferase, with the translated sequence MFSKDRELHEECGVFAVCGYENAAAMCYYGLHSLQHRGQEAAGIVVKNKEALSIQKGEGLVTEVFDQDKISKMKGDHAIGHVRYSTAGGGGIANVQPLLFRTLNGSLGIAHNGNIVNANVLKADLEKKGSIFSSSSDTEILGHLIMREEGHMIDRICNSLNKLDGAFAFLILIENALYVARDKYGLRPVSIGQLPNGAYVFSSETCAFEVVGAKFVRDLEPGEIVRVKDGQIKSKLYTNDVTDKICAMEYIYFSRPDSNLDGINVHTTRKLAGKQLFKEAPVEADLVIGVPDSSISAAIGYAEAANIPYEMGLIKNKYVGRTFIQPTQEMREQGVRMKLSAVSSIVKGKRVVMIDDSIVRGTTSKRIVRLLKEAGAREVHVRIASPAIKYPCFYGVDMSTMDELISNRLNVNELCNYIEADSLAFITEEGIDKSIHFNKEKHKCSLCLACFNGEYVTNLYDSFEMDKIKKGKEY
- a CDS encoding GNAT family N-acetyltransferase; amino-acid sequence: MRKLLLNDYHKIKKYLDDANYEGYNSNFVTMMMWDHEYEIYYEIKDNFMVMLHTYLDEKFFAMPFCKPEYYYEAIEYMQNYAKEHNFLFRIDLAVEESMSLIKERYGDKFLYLHNEDFDDYVYTKKSLESLAGKKMQKRRNHFNAFVKENPNYIYKEIEDEDVDNVLQCLKKWDFSHRIEESVISEYIGIVYLLVHRHELEIKTGCIYINGQLEAFIIGSPLKHSTVQIHVEKANKDIRGLYVAIGKFFLERNFEGYEFVNREEDMGLESLRRAKQMLHPVKMVKKYNIVPSNLSIMPAADNDLHSIIDLWRDSFEDEDKQTTNFYFMKCYSKENTYLLKNNNFLVSMMQIVPYTIVLDNQEIKAYFILGVATNKNYQKQGMMKKLMNYVLNLPKYAGQKILLQAYMPEIYYNFGFNKDYYHKITNVDKKSYQNDYDLTVIEDLDFVNSLKLYNDFTKDFNGYRKRDIDYYQNYLIARCRAYNDQIKLFYDNAKIIGYAIYHESASKIEVSEIIYTNYESLNKIVCFLSKTNKELIIESDLNNEIIGDCTYICTMLTNFLKNSCQDNKFYINECL
- a CDS encoding ATP-binding protein, yielding MNDLIVFNPLYKNKDIAECFALYTEVVDGKLENSSKFVSLLIKLAEKYNLYDNLFNSLLTYLLINNENSFTLALERKKTIAANLKEIVMNDFKIIFKMFNTDFSVLPLAQQNLITGFTPSKPVINIELFEVSKTLQDNLTACNDVESFYNVLENFFLTYGVGKFGLNKAFRYENEQISPIIHIGNGRLDQLIGYESQKEKLTQNTEAFLAGKKANNVLLYGDSGTGKSSSIKALLNEYYKDGLRMIEVYKHQFINLPSIIQELQSRNYKFVLFMDDLSFEEFEIEYKYLKAVIEGGLEKKPDNILIYATSNRRHLVKQTWGDRQDQDEVNVNDAKQEKTSLSSRFGVKILFMHPDRQNYLDIVDGLAEQYGLMMERNELHQKALTWEIRHGGFSGRTAKQFINAMLGK
- a CDS encoding PFL family protein, encoding MINLFEVAETNKMIEQENLDVRTITLGISLLDCMDHDIDVLCENIYKKITTVAKNLVSTGKQIEMKYGIPIVNKRISVTPIGFVGSNACKSTADFVKIAKTLDKCAHETGVNFIGGYTAIVSKGMTKAEELLIRSIPEAMKVTSNVCSSVNVGSTKTGINMDAVKLMGEIIHETADLTKENDSIGCAKLVVLCNAPDDNPFMAGAFHGVSEADAIINVGVSGPGVVKNAIANAKGKDFGELCEIIKKTAFKITRVGQLVALEASEKLGIPFGIIDLSLAPTPAIGDSIADCLEGMGLDSVGAPGTTAALAILNDQVKKGGVMASSYVGGLSGAFIPVSEDQGMIDAVNRGALTLEKLEAMTCVCSVGLDMIAIPGDTPVTTLSGIIADEMAIGMINQKTTAVRIIPVIGKNVGEVVEFGGLLGYAPVMPVNQFGCAEFINRGGRIPAPIHSFKN
- a CDS encoding ACT domain-containing protein — encoded protein: MQKGIITVVGKDQVGIIAKVCSFLAEKQVNILDISQTIIQGYFNMMMIVELSSITEEFGTICEDLDKLGEEIGVNIKLQHENIFNKMHRI
- a CDS encoding PTS sugar transporter subunit IIB, translating into MATRIMLVCAAGMSTSLLVTKMEVAAKEAGEEVEIFALPLTEGEKIIDTVDCVLLGPQVRYAKKEVEKIIADTGKDIPYDVIEMKDYGMMNGKAVYEFAKKLMGR
- a CDS encoding PTS sugar transporter subunit IIB encodes the protein MKTILLVCSAGMSTSLLVTKMEGAAKDAGVECKIFALPFSDAPRVLEEVDCILLGPQVRFQKAAIEKLAAGRKAGAIPVDVIDMRDYGTMNGKAVFEAAMKMIG
- a CDS encoding metallophosphoesterase family protein, producing MQVLVISDTHLQNELFQKINQTYPKMDYYLHCGDSSLKKDDFLLNKYYTVKGNHDDEDFPVNIILEIGKYRCLITHGNAYDIYYGNDKIKQYMIANNIDICFHGHTHVPAYTQIGNRYIINPGSVMINRGSYGFGTFAIVEIGDTIKVNYYNSETFEECSKMVLDDGKIVLEEFKQILK
- a CDS encoding helix-turn-helix domain-containing protein, with product MMIDKDLAARLKSYRNFKHLTQKDVAAYLKVPHSAISDIENGKRDITVGELRIFSNLYGRSVEEIMSGKKYDYYNIANIARLLTELPDEDLKEVMFMIEYKRKRNEEKNRSEKF